The Engraulis encrasicolus isolate BLACKSEA-1 chromosome 3, IST_EnEncr_1.0, whole genome shotgun sequence genome segment TTAtgtctctcaacatagcaaacaaccttgagatcgtctccaagtacaatggcttgtcaccatcagaacagcccatttcaatatttggatcataatcataaagcttctcttcaaatataccatcacttataattatgtatactgggcacagaacagcatgcacagcaatgctgactatatgtgacccttcttatactgtagtgtttgtgtgtggtgagagggtgcaaaagtagctcccagggtacaggaatgggggggggggtgttgctgtggtgggtgccatgatggtgcttttggtacaacaaggttcagttggtgtattttgtcaaaatgtcaatgctgtattagccaccaatgtccaaaattttgcagtgaattacttttaggcctcccccatatcattagcatttttagttatcaggggccaaacaaaagcgaaatgttcagaagaaacatgcctgaatagcttattttcatgtatttcacattatctaagcagatttttaatatttatttgcaaaatatgaatgttccatttatgttttatacacttgaaacaattggggtcaaattgaccccaaggaacacggatgtaacctaaatgtgtacagcacttggggaaaacatttttgctgaaatttcacttttttcacattcatcccatctatttaggaaaagtcatcaaagatgaggcagaagaaatatgtacttcatgtatttttcaggtgttaaacattgaaaggggtcaaatagaccccaaggataacaggagggttaaagatgggatttatggctctttgacgggatccggatcttagtggctcgttcctttcaaagagccgttcaaaaaactggctcttttggctctttttaaattatttattcagtgtttagagtgtaatattttgactccacctcaaggtgattttgttcaaacaacaactgattattctcctgctcctaaagaccgtttttgccactctttaaggccaacaattgtgttttttccccaaattggattactttggtcgaggtcacgtgcttaaaatgaatgaaaaatgaacgaaataacagtcgagtggctcccccagctgtgatccggttcccatcgttcacttcagggagccgttcaaaagaaccggctcgttcgtgaacgacacacctctagaagGTGTTGCTCATTATGAAGACGGCGCCTGGGTAGGTCTGACATGTTAAAAGGTTTGCATAgtcctttttatttttattctttctttctattcattCAAAGGCATGTTGATGTTCCAACCTTGCCGCCTTCCTCAGatttacttttttgttcagcaccagggattttGCCCAAGCTACGCCACAACTGATCCTCATGTTAATCCGCTGATAATTTAATTATCAACGACATGGACACTGAAATGCCACAGAAGATAGCCTACTTGCAATTCATTTTGCAAATGCACAGTACTGATTTTATCCCCCCAGGGTGCTGAGATTATATAACAAATTAGTCTTATGAGTGTGGGTGATTGTTGAGAATTGTTAGAAAGTACTTGTCATATATCCCGAGCTACAGTCGAAGATCTGTGAAGTTCACTATTTGGAGAAAGAAGATTGTGAGCCATCATTTTGACATCTTACTACGTCATACTGAAATGAGGTAGGCCTAtctatagattaaaaaaaatattaataaagtGCAGCACAATTGACTCTTGAGGAAAGGAGATCAACCCCACGGCTAAACAGTTATGAAGATTTTATTTAATAATGTGTGTAGCCTGTATGCCATAAATGACATGACAGGACATGAATTGACATGCAATATGAAGAAATATAAGAAATTATACAAAAAAGTAGTACACAAGTTATTTTTAACAATCTCGGGCCGGCCATACCATGGTCATTGGACATACGTACATGGACATTACACAGACATTACAAACATTTTTCACTGAACATATTAATATAATACTGGTAACAACaataatatattattaataatatatcATATTACTATTTAATAGTACTTAGATAATTTAATAGCTGCCATTTTCAAATAGTTGCTTTGACGATGTCATGACTTTGTGGTGAGATGACCATCTCAGGGCTTGATCTCCACACTCCTGAAATGGAAAAGAAGAAAACAACGATCATCACATCGCGATTTTAAACACATTCATATTAGTGTATGAAGTCAACTGCAGAGTATAAACATTATGTATATCTTCTGCGAAAGTGTTCAGCGTTTAATGTACCTCTTTTCGATGGATTTGATGTAATTCTGAGCAAATGGGCTCTCTGGGTTCAGACACTTCTTATTGCCGTTCTTCATAGTGACACTGAGGACATAGACAGGTGTGAACATGACACATGCACCATTATCAAACTCACTACACAAATAAATGTTATTATTAACACAGAGAAGAGTGCTGTGAGCTTCTTACATTATCTCCACTTTGTCACAAGACGAGGAGGAGGGAATCACCTCCAGGCTCTCGATGAGTTTTGGGCGAATGAACTGGACCCCCTCATCCTGACACTTGCACCTTCCCCGACTGCCCCTTTGACCTGGAAACAAACAACACTCTTGTTGGTGAAGGACAAGACAACATGACTTTAATAAAAGCTATTCTACAGCATTGAAAttatcacacacaccagagagagagacacagagagagagagagagagagagagagagagagagagagagagagagagagagagagagagagagagagagagagagagagagagagaccttcaaagGGTCCTGTATCCAAAGCCTCCTCACCTATTGCGTCTCCGACCAGCAGGACGACCAGAAGAGCGATGAGAGCTGCTGCTGACTTCATGGTGGAGATGGATGAAGATCTGCCTGCTGTTATGTCTAGCTGCCTGCTGCTTCAGCTGTGGAGGTGATGCTGTGATGCTGTCAGACTGTGGCCAACGTGCCTGTATTTATTCAGTCCAGCAGGGGCTTCCCCTTCGATTGACACACttacttccttctcctcctccatcactgcaTCACCGGCACTTTCACATTACAAGTCATTTCCTGATAAATTTCACTTTCTTGTGCTATGACTTGGCTAAATCAAGTTTCATCAAATGTTGTTGAGGGGATTTGGGAAGTGACACCTGCAACCAAATGCTCATAAACCAAATTGCAACCCATCACTCACCCTTATGTATACGACTGTGTACTAGACCTGTCCAAAAAACATTTGATGTGAATTGTGGTGATCCCCATTCCCATTGAGGCAAAATGGAGCCAAATGTCAAGTGTTTTTGCTAAAAATAAACATTACATTTTCATGGCTCATGAGGCAGGCCTtccttagcctcgcgagccatcctacgtacttccgccaaaggattggctccactactgtagtctggccgtgcttctctgtggagtgcctggagcagtagaattttgatcgcaacgccccccccagaaaacagccaataatcgaatacgccccccacgtgggggcgaaagggggaggacgctcgtgacaatgacgtacatatctgcgccagagccattggtctgcgctatgttgttgttgagtaactgccagcgattgggtgagaggtgtccaataatttcaaaccataactgagtgcaaacttcctgctccctacaatcgcttcagagcaaacaaatgccagaccataaatacgaaatgaaatggtagtattatgggatggtcaggaccaggctaggcctTCCTatcatcaaaataattttatatctggtCATTTCACAGCAAGAATCACAGCAATTCGCTTCCAAAttacaaaaaaaggtttttttgaacaggtctactATGCACACAGAAGAAGGTTAACATGTCACTACAAttgaaactagactgcctgtgcagtcgccttcgactgcttaaggtatatccccgaaacgcaacgcttccagtcccccatcattcctaccactcccgtccaccttttcataaacatatatgataaatacaaaatattaaagaaatatatttaatatctatacatagatcaatgaagtgcataggcttaaaaccaaatgactattgtgaaaatgaagcaaaaaatggggcaaatggtaacactgttttaatggttcactattacagtgaatataccacattaggtacagtgtaataaccattgtaacaatatttaataccatgtaataccagtgtaacaccatgtaccaattttgtactacatcatgtatttttgtgtaagtggtattacatggtattgcatattgttacactggtattacactagtattacatggtattaaatattgtacactggttattacactgtacctggtattgcatattgttacactggtattacactagtattacatggtattaaatattgttacactgtacctaatatggtagattcactgaaatggtgaaccattaaaataaggtgttaccggggaaatcaatccacccagtcagaaagtatgtgccaaataaaaattctgccattctgaaagtgttgacctccaaactcaaatcagttcatgaacctaccctagagcattaacacaccaaatctgggacaaatccatcagactggtcagaagttatgagccaaacaaaaattcggccatcttgaattcagccatcttgaaagtgttggcctccaaactcgaataagttcatgaacctaccctagagcattagcacaccaaatctgggagaaatccatccacccagtcagaagttatgggccaaacaaaaattcggccatcttgaattcagccatcttgaaagtgttggcctccaaaatctaatcagttcatgaacctaccctagagcattaacacaccaaatctgggacaaatccatccacccggtcagaagttatgggccaaacaaaaattcggccatcttgaattcagccatcttgaatcagttcatgaacctgccctagagcattcacccaaaaaatctgggacaaatccaaacatccgttcaaaagttatcgcgttaacacgaaagaccttacgcggcagcggtggcggaggcggaggcggacgcggacgcggcggcggacgcggcggcggacgcggcggcggacgcggcggcggacgcggcgcacgCAGAACCATTAcgtccccgacgctccgcgtttcggggatataattaagtAGGCATATGGTGCTTGCAAAATTTCACCACATCCGAATAGATTTTAGGTGTTGATTGTGTGTTTAGACACTTTCATAATCTATTTTGTGAATGATGTGAATAGTGATAGAACAATTATTGTGAACACTTCATACTTTTTATGTGAAACTTGAAATGGATTCTGAaagatacagtaggccctatatgttGTTAATTTATTCTATTTCCATGGCTGTCCTTTCAGTATTGCTCCCCTACAAAGAGGTTCGCCTGAAATTGATCTGTAAAGTAACTTCTTCATTTCTTTGGGTAGGAAATGTCGGTTTTAAAGGAAAAGTGTATGTCAATGGCAATGAAAGTGGAACAGCTTGAGGATTCAGGAACAGTTTCAGATCCTGCTCCTTATTCTGTAGAAGCTCATCCAGGACCAGGTTTTCCAGTGCATCACAACACTGTGCATGTAGTTCTGTAAAAGTACAAACGTGAAAAGACGTCACAATGCTGACATGACAAATGTGACTTTTTATACAGCAAAGGGGTAGTTCCATGTGATTCTGTTTTTTCATCTGCATGGTGCATCAAAGACAGAGAAGCACCAAACTATCTttgatggactctgatgaagatggtatcCATCCAAACGTTAGTCCCTATATGctgtgcacttgattaaaagaGGAAAAGAATCTCATCTGTGCTGCTCAGGCGTCTTCTCTCCAGTGACTTTTTATACCTCTGCCTGGTGAAGGTAGAGATGGAAAACTTGGGCTTCAGAAAATAATAGTCCTGTTATGTGTTGGGCCTATACAGGTCTCAGGACATCTGACTTTTTGACTTTCATAGACTACTAGACATGGTAAAAGGCATCAACATGCTTACTGCATGGTCAGTGACAGGAGCAGAAAGAATGAGTGTTGATGTGGAGAGGAACTGTTATGAGCATGGGTGTAGCAGACAGGTTGGGGTAGATACAAATAGGAGTCCAGGTGGCGTTAAAGCAAAATAACTCCTTTTGGACCCAAAATAAATGTTGCATTACAAGTTTCTTTGAAAATCAATGTTATTATACAACAATTAACAACATGGAATGGAAGATAGAAACTCTGTGCTTACTAGATATCCAAATCAGATGGAGGATGAGAACTCTTCTGTAGTTTGGGTATGgcccagtggttaaggagatgggctttagatcagagtgttgcaggttcgaatcccacctttccactTCCTGTTTCACTGAGTAGCTgaggtggccttgagcaaggcgcctaatctcacactgctcctgggactgtaacaaataggcctaccctgctcttaaaataattaattaataagtTACTTTGGATtaaggcgtcagctaagtgtaatgcaacgtGATGTTTGAATGTTATTTAGCAGTTGCTAATGTGCTAATCGCTCACGTGTTAATGAGGTTGTCTgcatgctgctgatgctgttttAGTCATTGCTTTTgctatggatgatgatgatgacgatgatgatgatgatgatgatgattatgatgatgatgatgatgacgatgaagcTTAAAATAAGAGGATTGTCACTTCAATGCCCTTACTCACAATATTTTACCGATGTACAaagttagggcttccgcacataggctcagacaaagtgctgcgcactgctccgcaaaagtttgattccattgttttcaatagaaccccgcacactggcgccgatgtccgcggacatttgccgatgtcggatagcaattagagacaagttctattttgtcggcgccgcccattgactttcaatgctatgttcgtgtgaaattgggtttgggggtccaaattatgtcggaagcgaaagtgcgccgcagtgctgtcggagccaatgtgcagcTGGCCTTAGtggtgaagaagtgtgtgtgtctgtctgtctgtgtgtgtgtgtgtgtgtgtttgtgtgtgtgtgtgtgtgcgtgcgtgcgtgcgtgcgtgcgtgcgtgcgtgcgtgtgtgtgtgtctgtgtgtgtgtgtgtgtgtgtgtgtgtttgagagcattATTTAGTGCTTATCACTGTTCAGCaataagctgtaggcctactcttgctTTCTTTTCCTGTGGCAATGTGTTCCTAAGTTCCAGCATGTTCACATTTAGTTGGGCATGAGGAGTCTGACAATGACAATTGACCTGGACATGGCCAAAAGGCAGAGGTATTAGATACAGCAGAATAGGTTTGTTCTGTAGAAAGGGAAATGAGCACTCAGCGGAAAAAGTTCATTTACAGAGCAACACATGAAAGGAAAAATTTCGTGTCCCACTCCCAATACTGAAGAACTAATTCCAAATCACAAAATTAAATCACGTGTCAAAGACCTTGGTGTGATAATAAtgatctcagtttcaatgttcacGTCAAAAACATAATAATACATAAACTTTTTTGGCATATCACATAGTTAATGAAATGTCTTGTATCTAAATAAGATCTTGATAAACTAATCCCCGCTCTGATTTCCTGTAGAGTTGACAATTGCATTACTTGACTTAGCCTATATACcttccccaaaagtcactcagaCAGGTGCAACTAATTCAAAATGCTGCAGGTAGAATTCTAACCAAAGAAAATCATACCACCCCAGTGCTTAGGTCATTGCACTAGCTCCCTGTAAGGTTTATGAATGAGTCGAGTCTTCTTCTTGTCAAACATTTGGCAGATATACTGTatagtttgtggagtatggcatgctcttatccagatagtttgttggcttcttgggtttgggtgctctttagtccaaggtatagtacttccaggatcaaaaaatgagaataaattctctgactaaggcactccaaattaaaatgtctttattaatatacCGGCatacaggtcctacatggacatattaaaaacaaggcccacgcgtagcggcatgagtgccctctagcactcatgccgctacgcgtgggccttgtttttaatatgtccatgtaggacctgtcatattaataaagacattttaatttggagtgccttagtcagagaatttattctcattttttgatcctagATATAATGTCTAGTCAGAACA includes the following:
- the LOC134445479 gene encoding C-X-C motif chemokine 11-6-like, producing the protein MKSAAALIALLVVLLVGDAIGQRGSRGRCKCQDEGVQFIRPKLIESLEVIPSSSSCDKVEIIVTMKNGNKKCLNPESPFAQNYIKSIEKRSVEIKP